The following coding sequences lie in one Sorex araneus isolate mSorAra2 chromosome 4, mSorAra2.pri, whole genome shotgun sequence genomic window:
- the TNFRSF17 gene encoding tumor necrosis factor receptor superfamily member 17 has protein sequence MAQQCFQNEYFDSLLGACKPCHLRCSSTPPLPCHGYCDAMEGTNSILWTCLGLSLIASVTVFVLMFLLRKRRFEPQKDKTKSTGLAPQHQVKADPEHGGLEAETPPQRGRLEYTVEECTCDGCAPGGQRADPESLFPLPVMEEGATVPVSVKTSIAGGGLPGAEAPGARKVCFY, from the exons ATGGCCCAGCAGTGCTTCCAGAATGAGTATTTTGACAGTCTGCTGGGTGCTTGCAAACCGTGTCATCTGCGATGTTCCAGTACCCCTCCTCTGCCCTGTCACGGGTATTGCGATGCGA TGGAAGGAACAAACAGCATCCTCTGGACCTGTCTGGGGTTGAGCCTGATTGCGTCCGTGACAGTTTTTGTGCTGATGTTCTTACTAAGAAAGAGGCGCTTCGAACCGCAAAAGGACAAGACCAAAAGCACAG GActggccccccagcaccaggtGAAGGCCGACCCGGAGCACGGCGGGCTGGAGGCTGAAACGCCCCCGCAACGAGGCCGGCTGGAGTACACCGTGGAAGAATGTACCTGTGATGGCTGTGCCCCGGGCGGGCAGCGGGCGGACCCCGAGTCCCTCTTCCCGCTCCCCGTCATGGAAGAAGGTGCCACCGTGCCTGTCTCCGTGAAAACCAGCATTGCAGGCGGTGGCCTGCCTGGTGCAGAAGCCCCCGGGGCCAGAAAAGTCTGCTTCTACTAA